TCAAAATGAAACTTATGGACTGAAATTCACGCCACTTGAGAACTTGGCACTTTTTATAATATCCATTACCCAATGGTTTCTGTCAGGTCTCAATGTAATGCTAATATTCTACGCATTCGGTGTTCACATTGGACTCACCACTGGGATTTTAATCTCATCGTCATATGTAATCCTTACATACGTATCAGTATTACCTGGATCAGCCGGCATTGGGGAACTCGCGAACCTATATGTACTAAATAGCCTCGGCCTAGGTAATTATTACTTAATTTATGATGTTTGGTTTAGGGCAATAACGTACATAGTGCCGCTGATTATACTAATGCCCGCATTCCTCAGTATATCCAGGAAGTTAACAATGATCAATACTAATCATAGGAGCTCTCGGTAGGTAATTCCGTGATCCTCGACGACGCACCTTTAATTATTGAATCAATAACCTTTATTGCGTTTTTCCTGGATAAGTAATGATTATCATTACCACAATACGGCGAATAAACACACTTAGGGCAACCATCAGTGCATGTACAATGAGTTAATACACCAAGTGATATCTTGAGTACTTCATTGATCCTCCTAGTGAGCATCTTAGCAGTGCCAGATCCACCGGGGTATGAGTCATAGATTATTATATGCCCTGTTGGATATGAAATACCGCCTAAGTCCGTAGGTCCCGCACCAATTACGTTCTCACCAACCATAATGATTATGTGCTCAGCGGCGTGATATGCCTTGCCCCTCTCAACAATATCCACATTCTCAAATGGACTGAAGGTTATGAATGGGGCATAAATGACTACACCCTTTGTCCTGAACTCATACGTGAACGGTTCACTAAATTCCCTCTTCTCCACAACCTCACCACTGCCAAACCTCTTAACCAAGTACCCATGAACGATTTCCCTAATCGTTAAATTAACGTATTGATAAGGCACAGAATTTATTAAACCATCCTCAATAATATCATCAATCTTGGGCTCTGAATTATAGAGAGCTGTGGTATAGAGATCATAATCACTTGGTAACTTCCTCACCTGGGCAACCCTATTTCTTAAATCAAGTCTATAAACCTCATAAACCCTACCGCCATGGAGATAGATGGCGCCGTCATGAAGCTCCCTCAATGCCATGGGCAACTCCCTATGACCCACGACTTTCTTGCCCTCAACAATCCTAATCACATCACCAATACCTCTAATACCGTGTATTGCCTTAACGGCATCACGACCTCTACCACTCACGACGTAGTAATTACCCCTAACCTCGACTAGGCCATCATTAACTAATGACTTAAGGATTTCTTCACAGTAAATATCCACAGAGCCGCTTCTCACGGGTCTTTCATAAACCATTAATAGGCAGTGCCTTCTTGCAATCTCATCATTTCTCCACTCAACATATAAATCCTCAGGTCTCCTCGTGTAGAATTCACGTGGGTTTGAACTATAGTAAGTACTCATTGGATCATCACCAAGAACCTGAACCACATAAGCCCTCTGACCTCTTCTACCAACCCTACCGCTCCTCTGCAGGTACTTCGAGTAGCTGGGTGGTATTGTTGCCATAACCGCAACATCAGCGTCACCAACATCAATACCCATTTCCAGGGTTGGCGTGGATAGTAATACTAGGTACCTGCCCTCCTTAAAGCCGTCCTCGACCTCATGCCTCTCCTCAATAGCGAGCCCAGCCCTATGAACCCTAACCCTATCACCAAACCCAGCCTTATCAACAAACCTCTTAATTAACTCAACGAACCTATGACTATCAGCAAAGACGAGGCACTTCATATCCCTCTTTATACATGTCCTAGCCAACTCTGCTGCCTCGGCAAGCCTACTCCTAGTTATTGGGCTTATTAGGACATGCCTAACTAAACCTCTCCTACCCTCAGGTCCTCTTATCAATGTAGCATTACCAACATCAAGCAATTCCCTGGCGAAGTCCAGTGGATTACCCACGGTTGCTGTGGAAACTACGAACTGCCAATTCCTCATGAACCTCCTCATTCTTTTAAGTACGTAATGAACATGTGCTCCAAAAACGCCATTATAAACATGGAAGTCATCCAGCACTACTACCTTATACTCATGAAGGAGCTCCCTAAATTTACTAACGTGAGATAGCGCCTCGCTAACCATGTCTGGGTTCGTAATGAGAATGCTTGGCGGTGAGGAGTAAATCCTAGACCTAGCATTACTGGGTGTATCGCCATCGTACGGCATTACTGATATATCAATCGCAGAGAGATATCGCTGCATCCTTAGTAATTGATCCCTGGCAAGGGCCTTTGTCGGGTACATTATTATTACCTTGATATCTTCCCTACTCATCATTGATATTAACGGCAGTAAAAACGCCTCTGTCTTACCAACACCCGTTCCAGCCATTATCACCGTATTATCACCATTAATAATAGCCTGATAAGCCTGCCACTGAAAATCATAGAGCCTATCAATACCAATACCCTTTAATCTATTTGTTAATTCCCTCGGTAAGTCCAGGGAATCTATGGAGGGTCCATAACTAGGCTCTGAGGGCTTGTCCTCATGTACATATAGAATAATCCTAGCCCTGTCACTACCTAGTTCGCCTATGAATTCATCCTCAAGCATGTACTTGGCAACCACAAGTCTGTCGTTCCTGATCATTGTACTAAGGCCATAGTTTACACTAGGAATTAATAACTTTGGGTGGATTTATGCGCATATGTTCGATTTCATCATTTGCCTTAAGCCTGAGCACCTTTGGCTCGATCATCATTAACTTATCCCAATGCCTAATTATCGGTCTCAACCTACTGCCACATCTAGGGCATTTCCTAATCTCGCCCTCAGTCTCAAAATCAACATAGCAATTAACGCACCTAAAAACACTGAAAGCCCTATACTCATCGAAATCCAGGGAGACAATGCTTGGAATTTCCGTAATAACTATGCCATCGATTACATTCGACAGCTCCTCAATGATCTCCCTCTTTAACGAAGCACTATCAAGCATTACCAGGAATTCCTTATTACCGTAAACTGACCTAACCCTGTCCCTAAACCGTAATAACCAGTCTTTATCAATAATGGCATCCTTAATGATTATCCCATACGGCTTAATCAACTGCGGATATGGCTTGTCGGGACTCAGTATTATGTAATTCACGGAATTATTACTAATCCTTTGATTAACGTGAACAACATCAATAAGGTCACTATTAATGCCAATGAAGTCATCCGTTAATACGCCATCCGCACCACCCGCCAACGCCGCCCTGATGAAGTCATTAATTGGCTCGGATATTGCTGAGCCATAGATGAGGACCCTAAGACCAACTTTCTTAGACCAAGCAACCGCACTGGCTAATGATATTAATTGCCTAAGCCTACTTAATAATTGCCTGAGTATATCGCCACTAATATTGTTCAATTCCACTATGGACTCAGGCGGCACTATTGGCGTGGCATCCCTAACATACTTAACAACTTCCAAACCCTCAAATAACCAGGAACCCGCGAACATACACCAAGGCAGTCCGCACCACTTAATGAATATCCTCACATTACGAGTACTAATAATGCATCATTATTAACCTTAGCTATTAATACTACGGCTTCAAACCAAGGGACCTAATCAATGAGACTGCGTAATCAACCATCTGGTTCAACCTATCCTCTGAGAATGCCTCGGCATAAATCCTCAACTTGGGCTCGGTACCGCTACCCCTGATTAGGATCCAGGAATTATCGCTAAAGACAACCTTAACACCATCAATGGTTATTACCTGCCTAATACTACCTATGTTATGAAGCCTCTCGACGATGACCTCCCTACTCCTAATGACAAAATCCTTACCATTATTAAGCGGTACATCAACCCTCCTATAGAATGACTTGCCATATTCCTTAATTATCTCATCAAATACGTTAACTAAGCTACCTTGCTCAGAGGCTATCATCGTTAGTAACGCCGCGGTGTATATGCCGTCCTTATCAGGCACATGCCACGAGTATGCCAAACCACTACTCTCCTCACCGGCAACCTCAGCATCGCCACTAATTAAGTGCTTAACTGAGTGCTTGAAGCCAACGGGAACCTCATAAACTCTAATCCCATACTTACTAGCTATTGAATCAACAATGTGTGTCGTTGATATTGCCCTAACAACACCCCTCCTAATAACGCCTCTCCTGACTAAGTGCTCAAGTACAATTGTTATCACGTTATTCGGGCTTAAGTAGCCATGGGTAGGATCAACAGCTGCTATCCTATCCGCGTCACAATCATGCGCAATACCAACATCATAACCCTTACCCACAACCTCCTGAATTGTATCATGTATATTCTCAGACTCTGGATTGGGGTTCCTACCTCCAAAGTTTGGGTCATAGTTATTATGAACCTCAACAACCTCCATACCCAACTCCCTAAGTATTCTAGCGGTGTAATTAATCGCCGTACCAAATAAGGGATCAACGACAACCCTCAACCTATTTCTCGGCTTAAACATTTTGAGAACATCGTTAATCACGTGATCCACGTATTGAGGACCCGGATCTACTAATTGAGGCTTCACAACCCTAATACTCGATACTGACCTAACAATATCCTGCCACTCCTGGCTATACAGCCTCTCTATTTCACTCGTATCCTCATCCGAAGCCGGCGACCCCTTACTCGTTATTACCTTAAAGCCATTATATATTGGTGGGTTGTGACTGGCGGTGATCTGAATAATGAGATCAAAACCAAAGCGAGAACCATACCAAGC
This is a stretch of genomic DNA from Vulcanisaeta moutnovskia 768-28. It encodes these proteins:
- a CDS encoding phosphoglucomutase/phosphomannomutase family protein, with the translated sequence MKMAFHFGTDGVRGVIDRDFNEGLVAILAESTFRYWSRRYGLRRLLIGYDVRKKSRDYANVVASVAAEYGVDTMITERPTPTPVVAWYGSRFGFDLIIQITASHNPPIYNGFKVITSKGSPASDEDTSEIERLYSQEWQDIVRSVSSIRVVKPQLVDPGPQYVDHVINDVLKMFKPRNRLRVVVDPLFGTAINYTARILRELGMEVVEVHNNYDPNFGGRNPNPESENIHDTIQEVVGKGYDVGIAHDCDADRIAAVDPTHGYLSPNNVITIVLEHLVRRGVIRRGVVRAISTTHIVDSIASKYGIRVYEVPVGFKHSVKHLISGDAEVAGEESSGLAYSWHVPDKDGIYTAALLTMIASEQGSLVNVFDEIIKEYGKSFYRRVDVPLNNGKDFVIRSREVIVERLHNIGSIRQVITIDGVKVVFSDNSWILIRGSGTEPKLRIYAEAFSEDRLNQMVDYAVSLIRSLGLKP
- a CDS encoding DEAD/DEAH box helicase; this encodes MIRNDRLVVAKYMLEDEFIGELGSDRARIILYVHEDKPSEPSYGPSIDSLDLPRELTNRLKGIGIDRLYDFQWQAYQAIINGDNTVIMAGTGVGKTEAFLLPLISMMSREDIKVIIMYPTKALARDQLLRMQRYLSAIDISVMPYDGDTPSNARSRIYSSPPSILITNPDMVSEALSHVSKFRELLHEYKVVVLDDFHVYNGVFGAHVHYVLKRMRRFMRNWQFVVSTATVGNPLDFARELLDVGNATLIRGPEGRRGLVRHVLISPITRSRLAEAAELARTCIKRDMKCLVFADSHRFVELIKRFVDKAGFGDRVRVHRAGLAIEERHEVEDGFKEGRYLVLLSTPTLEMGIDVGDADVAVMATIPPSYSKYLQRSGRVGRRGQRAYVVQVLGDDPMSTYYSSNPREFYTRRPEDLYVEWRNDEIARRHCLLMVYERPVRSGSVDIYCEEILKSLVNDGLVEVRGNYYVVSGRGRDAVKAIHGIRGIGDVIRIVEGKKVVGHRELPMALRELHDGAIYLHGGRVYEVYRLDLRNRVAQVRKLPSDYDLYTTALYNSEPKIDDIIEDGLINSVPYQYVNLTIREIVHGYLVKRFGSGEVVEKREFSEPFTYEFRTKGVVIYAPFITFSPFENVDIVERGKAYHAAEHIIIMVGENVIGAGPTDLGGISYPTGHIIIYDSYPGGSGTAKMLTRRINEVLKISLGVLTHCTCTDGCPKCVYSPYCGNDNHYLSRKNAIKVIDSIIKGASSRITELPTESSYD